The following proteins are encoded in a genomic region of Natrarchaeobius halalkaliphilus:
- a CDS encoding XdhC family protein: MTESQKTQTQRNWSVPETEVVQRVHQRLEADGSDVLATIVDVDGNAYRRPGAKMLLDDAGDGVGSITAGCLEDDILRAAESVRGTGQPELVTYDLMDDDDDVWGLGVGCNGIIEVLLEPLTPSYRSATDAFTEGRDVAVLTVLSVHGEDVDASDTDSPLAYGDRAYYHPGEDRLSTPSDDDGASGDGGETTEADWPIDVLSEPASELAGRGRANVIDLEVDGTRLEVFVDGIAAPAELVVFGSGHDVGPVTELASKNDFRVTVVGFRGAVDLAERFPDADRTVTTSPGTIEDDLEMGLDDRTYAVVMTHNFVDDRLAVETLLDAGVPYVGLMGPHERFEEMIEEFDAEERTITDDDRSSLYTPIGLDLGGGSPYQIAHSIVAEVLAVHNDRDPRHLRAREGHIHDRIEVEADPTPPK; encoded by the coding sequence ATGACCGAATCACAGAAGACACAGACCCAGCGTAACTGGAGCGTTCCCGAAACGGAAGTCGTACAGCGCGTACACCAGCGTCTCGAGGCCGATGGTTCGGACGTCCTCGCAACCATCGTCGACGTCGACGGTAACGCCTACCGCAGACCGGGTGCGAAGATGCTCCTCGACGACGCGGGCGACGGCGTCGGAAGCATCACGGCCGGTTGTCTCGAAGACGATATCCTGCGTGCAGCCGAGAGCGTCCGCGGGACAGGTCAGCCCGAACTCGTCACCTACGATCTGATGGACGATGACGACGACGTCTGGGGGCTAGGCGTCGGTTGTAACGGCATCATCGAGGTTCTGCTCGAGCCGTTGACGCCCTCGTATCGCTCGGCAACCGACGCGTTCACCGAGGGTCGGGACGTCGCCGTGTTGACGGTGTTGAGCGTCCACGGTGAGGATGTCGACGCCAGCGATACCGATTCGCCGCTTGCGTACGGCGACCGTGCGTACTATCACCCCGGTGAGGATCGCCTTTCGACGCCGTCGGACGACGACGGAGCGAGTGGCGATGGCGGGGAGACGACCGAAGCGGACTGGCCGATCGACGTACTCTCTGAGCCGGCGTCCGAACTCGCCGGTCGCGGACGGGCGAACGTCATCGACCTCGAGGTCGACGGGACGAGGCTCGAAGTGTTCGTCGACGGCATCGCCGCTCCGGCCGAACTCGTCGTCTTCGGCAGCGGTCACGACGTCGGCCCGGTGACCGAACTCGCGAGCAAGAACGACTTTCGGGTGACCGTCGTCGGATTTCGCGGCGCGGTCGACCTCGCTGAGCGGTTCCCGGACGCCGATCGGACCGTGACGACGTCGCCCGGTACGATCGAGGACGACCTCGAGATGGGCCTCGACGATCGGACCTATGCCGTCGTCATGACTCACAACTTCGTCGACGATCGACTGGCCGTCGAGACGCTACTCGATGCCGGCGTTCCGTACGTCGGATTGATGGGACCCCACGAACGATTCGAGGAGATGATCGAGGAGTTCGACGCCGAGGAAAGAACGATTACCGACGACGATCGTTCGTCGCTCTATACGCCGATCGGATTAGACCTCGGTGGCGGCTCACCGTACCAGATCGCACACAGTATCGTCGCGGAGGTACTCGCCGTCCACAACGACCGCGACCCGCGCCACCTGAGAGCGCGCGAGGGACACATCCACGACCGAATCGAGGTCGAAGCCGACCCGACCCCTCCGAAATAA
- a CDS encoding Rossmann-like domain-containing protein, with translation MTDSILETVSDRLRARDALRSVRCNRVTVGDSVVLVELSDSSESDDHPLAGLAHRPRNTELDLDGTESSRSNRTVDELLEPIEADDRDCDENVGSLERAVAVATVNALSVPFLEWRAGDPMALLDPSVETITTVGLFRPAFRKFEDVDVRVIERTSVDDDLSTPDGVRVSAFEPADAPRAMAGSEVVFVTGSVFVYDGITNYLETAPDAATVVVVGATASFLPGPLFASGVDVVAGATIDEPGRVREAISDGSCGTGLHDAGVRKVYTATDRPSGIQLESVSTKDQP, from the coding sequence GTGACTGACTCCATTCTCGAGACCGTCTCCGACCGCCTTCGAGCGCGGGATGCGCTACGAAGCGTGAGGTGTAACCGCGTCACTGTCGGTGACTCGGTCGTTCTCGTGGAGTTATCCGACTCCTCCGAATCGGACGATCACCCGCTCGCAGGGCTCGCACACCGTCCGCGAAACACCGAACTCGATCTCGACGGTACGGAATCGTCGCGTTCGAACCGGACGGTCGACGAGCTACTCGAGCCGATCGAGGCGGACGACCGCGACTGTGACGAGAACGTCGGATCGCTCGAGAGAGCCGTCGCCGTCGCGACGGTGAACGCCCTGTCGGTTCCGTTTCTCGAGTGGCGGGCGGGTGATCCGATGGCGTTGCTCGACCCGTCGGTCGAGACGATCACGACTGTCGGGCTCTTTCGACCGGCGTTTCGGAAGTTCGAAGACGTGGACGTCCGCGTCATCGAACGAACGTCGGTCGACGACGACCTCTCGACACCCGACGGCGTGCGCGTCTCGGCGTTCGAACCCGCGGACGCACCCCGGGCGATGGCGGGTTCGGAGGTCGTCTTCGTCACGGGGTCCGTGTTCGTCTACGACGGAATAACGAACTACCTCGAGACAGCGCCGGATGCGGCGACCGTCGTCGTCGTCGGCGCGACGGCGTCGTTCCTCCCCGGTCCGCTGTTCGCATCGGGCGTCGACGTGGTCGCGGGTGCCACCATCGACGAACCGGGTCGCGTTCGCGAAGCGATTTCCGACGGATCCTGCGGAACCGGCCTTCACGATGCGGGCGTCCGAAAGGTCTACACCGCAACCGACCGTCCATCCGGTATCCAACTAGAATCCGTCAGCACGAAAGATCAGCCATGA
- a CDS encoding VWA domain-containing protein yields the protein MSPPGDFDATEAIDGVERSIASDSTSRTERRNDDDDAVARFGAGRSRSDHGVPDFVGARQHVLTELVRFASALRSEGVAVPPTGTLEAARSLSVIGLADESRASAALRATLVTEADEREAFDAAFPTFWHRLRTGLERIATANDWTSPDGEDDEGAIDPDQDRSESPRDADFLNDADAPPMDAENSGDEDESVPSVRIATNRREVSGDRSASTEESEVRRYSSVGGSQPVDAEIHPLSRGERTSIRRFVDALATLPGRRSRTSPSGSAVDARRALRSSLGTGGAPIELPATEAIRSELRCCLLVDVSGSVLDTIDRSVLLTFAEYLQESARDARVFLFDTDLVDATAEFARADGDPAATLRDAEVEWGGGTRIGAAIASLRRRHPNAVDRRTVVVVVSDGLDVGDQELLETQITWLASRADSFIWLNPLAASPAFEPRSRGMATSVPYVDALFGFVAPSDLESAARQIERRGLDGPIGYEYDPRRRPTESGGEKSD from the coding sequence ATGTCACCACCTGGCGATTTCGACGCGACAGAAGCGATCGATGGAGTCGAGCGATCGATAGCGTCGGATTCGACGAGCCGGACCGAGAGACGGAACGATGACGACGACGCGGTGGCCCGGTTCGGAGCCGGCCGATCACGATCGGATCACGGCGTCCCCGATTTCGTCGGCGCGCGTCAGCACGTCCTGACGGAACTGGTCCGGTTCGCGTCCGCGTTGCGAAGCGAGGGTGTCGCCGTTCCACCGACGGGGACGCTCGAGGCCGCGCGATCGCTCTCCGTGATCGGTCTGGCGGACGAGTCACGCGCAAGCGCCGCACTCCGGGCGACGCTCGTCACCGAAGCGGACGAGCGCGAAGCGTTCGACGCAGCGTTTCCGACGTTCTGGCACCGGCTCAGGACAGGTCTCGAGCGGATCGCGACCGCGAACGATTGGACGTCGCCTGACGGCGAGGATGACGAGGGTGCGATCGACCCCGATCAGGATCGATCCGAGTCACCGCGGGACGCCGATTTCCTCAACGATGCCGACGCGCCGCCGATGGACGCCGAAAACTCTGGTGACGAAGACGAGTCGGTTCCGTCGGTCCGGATCGCGACGAACCGCCGGGAAGTGTCCGGCGACCGTTCGGCGTCAACCGAAGAGTCAGAGGTTCGGCGCTACAGTTCCGTCGGCGGAAGCCAACCTGTCGATGCCGAGATTCATCCGCTTTCGCGAGGAGAACGGACATCGATTCGACGATTCGTAGATGCACTCGCCACGCTTCCTGGCCGCCGAAGCAGGACGTCACCGTCCGGATCGGCCGTCGACGCACGCCGGGCGCTCAGATCGAGCCTCGGAACCGGCGGCGCACCGATCGAACTCCCAGCGACGGAGGCGATTCGGAGCGAGCTTCGGTGTTGCCTGCTCGTCGACGTCAGCGGGTCGGTCCTCGATACCATCGACCGGAGCGTGCTGTTGACCTTCGCGGAATACCTCCAAGAGAGTGCGCGCGACGCCCGCGTCTTTCTCTTCGATACCGACCTCGTCGACGCGACGGCGGAGTTCGCCCGTGCGGACGGCGACCCCGCGGCTACCCTGCGCGATGCCGAAGTCGAGTGGGGGGGCGGAACGCGGATCGGAGCTGCGATCGCCTCACTTCGTCGGCGTCATCCGAACGCAGTCGATCGGCGGACCGTCGTAGTCGTCGTAAGCGACGGTCTCGACGTCGGTGATCAAGAGCTCCTCGAAACGCAGATCACCTGGCTCGCATCCCGGGCCGATTCTTTCATCTGGTTGAACCCGCTCGCGGCTTCGCCTGCGTTCGAGCCGCGCTCGCGAGGGATGGCGACGAGCGTTCCGTACGTCGACGCGCTGTTCGGATTCGTCGCCCCGTCCGACCTCGAGTCGGCCGCCCGACAGATCGAACGTCGCGGGCTGGACGGACCGATCGGCTACGAGTACGACCCACGTCGGCGTCCGACCGAATCCGGGGGTGAGAAGAGTGACTGA
- a CDS encoding AAA family ATPase → MTGTEPLALESLSEGSLRDRFDERDYVADDATVTTVYLALQLERPLLVEGPPGSGKTELGKVLAAAFDAELIRLQCYEGLTAENALYEWNYTKQLLAVQANEGTVAGTSDGESAVDATTPTDADGPSDSRTVFDEEFLLERPLLRAIRSGTDRPPVLLIDEIDRADEEFEAFLLELLSDFQVSIPELGTVSAQHPPIVVLTSNRTRGLSDALKRRCLYLHVEPPSFETEYEIVRRKVPELDAAVAAEVCAIVERFREEAFLKRPGVAETLDWAGAVARLRQDAGDGSASGDEGDPEAISPDEIERTLGCLLKEAEDVDRVDTDLLEQLRDAAATARGRLEE, encoded by the coding sequence ATGACCGGGACCGAACCCCTCGCGCTCGAGTCGCTTTCGGAGGGGTCGCTCCGAGATCGCTTCGACGAACGGGACTACGTCGCTGACGACGCGACGGTAACGACCGTTTATCTCGCGTTGCAACTCGAGCGTCCGCTGCTCGTCGAGGGACCGCCCGGGAGCGGGAAGACCGAGCTGGGCAAGGTTCTCGCGGCGGCGTTCGACGCCGAACTGATTCGGCTTCAGTGTTACGAGGGACTGACCGCAGAGAACGCACTCTACGAGTGGAACTACACCAAACAGCTGCTCGCGGTCCAGGCGAACGAGGGGACGGTCGCCGGCACCAGCGATGGGGAGTCCGCCGTCGATGCGACGACGCCGACCGACGCGGACGGACCGTCGGATTCTCGGACGGTGTTCGACGAGGAGTTCCTCCTCGAGCGACCGCTGTTGCGCGCGATTAGGTCCGGAACCGATCGGCCGCCGGTGTTGCTCATCGACGAGATCGATCGAGCGGACGAGGAGTTCGAAGCGTTCTTGCTCGAGTTGCTCTCCGACTTTCAGGTGTCGATTCCCGAACTCGGAACCGTCAGCGCCCAACATCCGCCGATCGTCGTTCTCACGTCGAACCGGACCCGCGGGCTCAGCGACGCTCTGAAACGCCGATGTCTGTACTTACACGTCGAACCACCGTCGTTCGAGACCGAATACGAGATCGTCCGTCGCAAGGTTCCCGAGCTCGACGCCGCCGTCGCCGCCGAAGTATGTGCCATCGTCGAACGGTTTCGCGAAGAGGCGTTTCTCAAGCGCCCGGGCGTCGCGGAGACGCTCGACTGGGCCGGTGCGGTCGCCAGATTACGACAGGACGCCGGTGATGGGTCGGCTTCCGGCGACGAGGGCGATCCCGAGGCGATTTCACCCGACGAAATCGAACGAACGCTCGGCTGTCTGCTTAAGGAGGCCGAGGACGTAGACCGGGTAGACACCGACCTCCTCGAGCAGCTTCGTGATGCGGCCGCGACGGCACGAGGTCGACTCGAGGAGTGA
- a CDS encoding XdhC family protein, with protein MTHDTTPHDESATDAAEGEREDGLESIEDRLVERREPYVRATVVRREPPVSANVGDRAVITADGELRGWIGGASCAQSIVTTEARSVLESGEPQLLGIAPDPERIDRDGLEAFQMTCHSEGVLEVFLESVNTAPDLLIVGDSPVARSLARLASELTFDVTMVSGGGDDGLDGDVPPGTTVRPSTDPDAIVDAIDREPIVVVASMGEFDARGIAAGIMTDALYIGLVASNTRAEEVIERAATVLETDPGAVREAVTNPAGVDVAAYTPAEIAASLLAEIVDVRATVGGATGNYTPADCGAGDGSADREPAIDPVCGMTVVRSDAPATVDHDDVRYYFCCPGCADAFRSDPESYLETTETRVSTP; from the coding sequence ATGACTCACGACACGACACCACACGACGAATCCGCGACAGACGCAGCCGAGGGCGAACGCGAGGACGGACTCGAGTCCATCGAGGACCGCCTGGTCGAGCGACGCGAACCGTACGTCAGAGCGACGGTTGTTCGCCGGGAGCCCCCGGTGTCCGCGAACGTGGGCGATCGGGCGGTGATCACCGCTGACGGCGAACTTCGCGGATGGATCGGTGGCGCATCGTGCGCCCAGTCGATCGTCACGACCGAAGCCCGATCGGTGCTCGAATCCGGCGAACCACAGCTTCTCGGTATCGCCCCGGATCCGGAACGGATCGACCGCGATGGGCTCGAGGCGTTCCAGATGACGTGTCACAGCGAGGGCGTCCTCGAAGTGTTCCTCGAGTCGGTCAACACCGCACCGGATCTCCTCATCGTCGGTGACTCACCGGTCGCGCGCTCGCTCGCACGGCTCGCGAGCGAGTTGACTTTCGACGTCACGATGGTCAGCGGAGGCGGTGACGACGGGCTCGACGGTGACGTTCCGCCGGGTACGACCGTTCGACCGTCCACCGATCCCGACGCGATCGTCGACGCGATCGATCGGGAACCGATCGTCGTCGTCGCCTCCATGGGGGAGTTCGACGCCCGCGGAATCGCGGCGGGAATCATGACGGACGCGCTCTATATCGGGCTCGTGGCGAGCAACACGCGAGCCGAGGAGGTGATCGAGCGCGCCGCGACGGTCCTCGAAACCGATCCCGGCGCGGTTCGTGAGGCCGTAACGAACCCGGCGGGAGTCGACGTCGCCGCCTACACGCCGGCGGAGATCGCTGCGAGCCTGCTGGCCGAAATCGTCGACGTGCGCGCCACCGTCGGGGGTGCAACGGGGAACTACACGCCCGCGGACTGCGGGGCGGGCGACGGTTCGGCCGATCGAGAGCCGGCGATCGACCCCGTCTGTGGCATGACGGTCGTCCGATCCGACGCACCGGCGACCGTCGACCACGACGACGTACGGTATTACTTCTGTTGTCCCGGCTGTGCGGACGCATTTCGATCGGATCCGGAATCGTACCTCGAGACGACCGAGACCAGGGTGTCGACGCCATGA
- a CDS encoding aerobic carbon-monoxide dehydrogenase large subunit, translating to MSSDHENSADTEYQHPEDDGPQPEKHCGHGRGGMGESVSRKEDQRFITGRGNYVDDVKRPGMLHCELVRSPHAHARIEDIDGSRAMALESVVAVLTADDLLEYGLATMPTLMDDTQDVLVNDKVKFQSQEVAAVIAEDRYAAKDGAEKVEVEYDVLDPVVDAAAALEDDAPVIRDDIEGKEDNHCLDWETGDEEATADAFANAPVTVEEEMLYQRLHPAPIETCGAVGDYDPGKDKLTVHMTSQAPHIHRTLFAQVSGIPEHKIRIVSPDVGGGFGNKVPIYPGYVVAAAASYVLEQPVKWVEERSENIQSTGFARDYDMKGEIAATEDGEILAVRTDVLADHGAYNAVAQPSKFPAGFFNIFTGSYDIDTAYGSLTAAYTNSAPGGVAYRCSFRVTEAVYLIERMVKVLADELEMDPAEVRRKNFIQPEQFPYESPTGWNYDSGDYETALDKALEMADYEAYREEQRRRIEADEKKLLGIGISSFTEVVGAGPGKSCDIAGVEMFDSADIRVHPTGKATVRVGVQTQGQGHETTFAQIVAEELGMDVEDITVEHGDTDTDPYGLGTYGSRSTPVAGAATAVASRKVRDKAKSIAANELEAAEDDVTWDRESGEFHVVGAPERSITITEIAAGAYMNKPAGEEPGLEAVNYYDPPEMTYPFGSYVVIVEIDRETGEVDFEKFVAVDDCGNRINPMIIEGQIHGGLAQGIGTAMLEHVTFDDNGNVTGGDFMNYLLPTAMEIPEFETGHTVTPSPHHPIGAKGVGESPTVGSPPAIVNAVVDAMAHAGVSHVEMPMTPDVVWETLKESGLAQQPAQNVEFAFEDESNEDAAADD from the coding sequence ATGAGCAGTGATCACGAAAACTCGGCGGACACGGAGTATCAACACCCGGAAGACGACGGACCACAGCCGGAGAAACACTGCGGACACGGCCGCGGCGGCATGGGTGAATCGGTCTCCCGGAAGGAAGATCAGCGGTTCATCACCGGGCGAGGGAACTACGTCGACGACGTCAAGAGGCCGGGAATGCTCCACTGCGAACTCGTCCGGAGCCCCCACGCTCACGCTCGAATCGAGGATATCGACGGCTCGCGCGCGATGGCGCTCGAGAGCGTCGTCGCCGTGTTGACCGCGGACGATTTACTCGAGTACGGTCTGGCGACCATGCCGACGTTGATGGACGACACGCAGGACGTCCTCGTCAACGACAAGGTGAAGTTCCAGTCCCAGGAGGTCGCGGCGGTCATCGCGGAGGACCGCTACGCCGCCAAGGACGGGGCCGAAAAGGTCGAAGTCGAGTACGACGTACTCGATCCGGTCGTCGACGCCGCGGCCGCGCTCGAAGACGACGCCCCGGTTATCCGTGACGACATCGAGGGAAAAGAGGACAATCACTGTCTCGACTGGGAGACCGGCGACGAGGAGGCCACCGCCGACGCGTTCGCGAACGCGCCCGTCACGGTCGAAGAGGAGATGCTCTACCAGCGGCTGCACCCGGCACCGATCGAAACCTGCGGTGCTGTGGGTGACTACGATCCTGGCAAGGACAAGCTAACGGTCCACATGACCTCGCAGGCACCGCACATTCACCGAACGCTGTTCGCGCAGGTCTCGGGGATTCCGGAACACAAAATCCGGATCGTCAGCCCCGACGTCGGGGGTGGCTTCGGGAACAAGGTGCCGATCTACCCCGGCTACGTCGTCGCGGCTGCCGCGTCGTACGTCCTGGAACAGCCGGTGAAGTGGGTCGAAGAGCGGTCGGAGAACATCCAGTCGACCGGGTTCGCTCGAGACTACGACATGAAAGGCGAGATCGCCGCCACCGAGGACGGCGAGATCCTGGCGGTTCGAACCGACGTACTCGCAGACCACGGTGCGTACAACGCCGTTGCCCAGCCGTCGAAGTTCCCCGCGGGATTCTTCAATATCTTCACGGGGTCGTACGACATCGATACCGCCTACGGCTCGCTCACGGCGGCGTATACGAACTCCGCGCCCGGCGGCGTCGCCTACCGCTGTTCGTTCCGGGTCACGGAGGCGGTCTACCTGATCGAGCGGATGGTGAAAGTGCTCGCGGACGAACTCGAGATGGATCCGGCAGAGGTTCGCCGGAAGAACTTCATCCAGCCAGAGCAGTTCCCCTACGAGAGTCCGACGGGCTGGAACTACGACTCCGGCGACTACGAGACGGCCCTGGACAAGGCCCTCGAGATGGCCGATTACGAGGCCTACCGCGAAGAACAGCGCCGTCGGATCGAAGCCGACGAGAAGAAGCTTCTGGGGATCGGCATCTCCTCGTTCACGGAGGTCGTCGGAGCCGGTCCCGGAAAGTCCTGTGACATCGCCGGCGTCGAGATGTTCGACTCCGCGGACATCCGCGTCCATCCGACGGGGAAGGCCACGGTACGCGTTGGCGTCCAGACTCAGGGACAGGGCCACGAGACGACGTTCGCACAGATCGTCGCGGAGGAACTCGGCATGGACGTCGAGGATATCACCGTCGAACACGGCGACACGGATACCGATCCCTACGGGCTGGGAACGTACGGCTCGCGGAGTACGCCCGTCGCCGGTGCGGCGACCGCCGTTGCCTCTCGAAAGGTCCGAGACAAGGCCAAATCGATCGCGGCGAACGAACTCGAGGCCGCCGAGGACGACGTAACCTGGGACCGCGAGAGCGGCGAGTTCCACGTCGTCGGCGCGCCCGAGCGATCGATCACGATCACGGAGATCGCGGCCGGTGCGTACATGAACAAGCCGGCCGGCGAGGAGCCAGGTCTCGAGGCGGTCAACTACTACGATCCGCCGGAGATGACGTATCCGTTCGGCTCGTACGTCGTCATCGTCGAGATCGACCGCGAAACCGGCGAGGTCGACTTCGAGAAGTTCGTCGCCGTCGACGACTGCGGAAACCGTATCAACCCGATGATCATCGAGGGCCAGATCCACGGCGGTCTCGCTCAGGGGATCGGAACCGCAATGTTGGAACACGTCACCTTCGACGACAACGGCAACGTAACCGGCGGCGACTTCATGAACTACCTGCTTCCGACCGCGATGGAGATTCCCGAGTTCGAGACGGGCCACACCGTCACGCCATCACCACACCACCCGATCGGTGCGAAAGGGGTCGGTGAATCCCCGACGGTCGGTTCGCCGCCGGCCATCGTCAACGCCGTCGTCGACGCGATGGCCCACGCCGGCGTCAGCCACGTCGAGATGCCGATGACGCCCGACGTCGTCTGGGAAACGCTCAAGGAATCGGGGCTCGCACAGCAACCAGCACAGAACGTCGAGTTCGCCTTCGAAGACGAATCGAACGAGGACGCCGCCGCCGACGACTGA
- a CDS encoding (2Fe-2S)-binding protein — protein MTDERELTLTVNGTERMIEVEPRRLLVHALRENLDLTGTHIGCDTGNCGACTVLVDGEPIKSCLAFAVQADGSEILTVEGMEELPAAAGELHPLQEGFHEEHGLQCGYCTPGMIIAGKALLDENPDPDEDEIREAISGNLCRCTGYQNIVRSIEYAADELESRAAADGGTPIDSTNSSSLGATGSEGKSIDCGLENCCGGPGVGSGDHDDGGSS, from the coding sequence ATGACCGACGAACGAGAACTCACGCTGACGGTCAACGGAACGGAACGGATGATCGAGGTCGAGCCCAGGCGATTGCTCGTCCACGCCCTCCGCGAGAACCTGGATCTGACTGGAACGCACATCGGCTGTGATACGGGCAACTGCGGGGCGTGTACCGTCCTCGTCGACGGCGAACCGATCAAATCCTGTCTCGCCTTCGCCGTCCAGGCCGATGGAAGCGAGATCCTCACCGTCGAAGGGATGGAGGAGTTACCCGCTGCAGCCGGCGAATTACACCCACTTCAGGAAGGCTTCCACGAGGAACACGGGCTCCAGTGTGGGTACTGTACGCCGGGCATGATCATTGCGGGCAAAGCGCTCCTGGACGAGAACCCCGATCCCGACGAGGACGAAATTCGCGAGGCGATCAGCGGCAACCTCTGTCGGTGTACCGGCTACCAGAACATCGTTCGATCGATCGAGTACGCGGCCGACGAACTCGAGTCGCGTGCGGCCGCCGACGGCGGGACGCCGATCGATTCGACGAATTCGTCGAGCCTCGGAGCAACCGGGAGCGAGGGGAAAAGCATCGACTGCGGCCTCGAGAACTGCTGTGGCGGTCCGGGAGTTGGTTCTGGCGATCACGACGACGGAGGGTCATCATGA
- a CDS encoding FAD binding domain-containing protein: MKAAPFEHHEPSTTDEAVSLLESLERPTILAGGQSLVPMLRFRLARPETVIDINGIDALDYLREEAGFLRIGALARHADVADADVIAESYGSFADTAPLVADPQIRNRGTVVGSITQADPKGDWGSVLLAHEGAVVAQGPDGERVIPADEFFLLPYDTTLEESELVTEVRVPTPDAREGSAYHKLKRKTGDYAMAGVATRLVFDEDGRIETAGIGMTAVDITNARARDAEDRLEGERPSSALFEEAGELAAEESNPESDEHGDASYKERMIDVLTQRALGDAAERAGVVKRTVSP, translated from the coding sequence ATGAAAGCTGCACCCTTCGAACACCACGAACCGTCGACGACCGACGAAGCGGTCAGCCTGCTCGAAAGCCTCGAGCGGCCGACTATCCTGGCGGGAGGACAGAGCCTGGTTCCGATGCTCCGGTTTCGGCTGGCCCGCCCGGAGACGGTTATCGACATCAACGGTATCGACGCACTCGACTATCTCCGCGAGGAAGCCGGCTTTCTCAGGATCGGTGCGCTCGCGCGCCACGCCGACGTTGCAGACGCCGACGTGATCGCAGAGAGCTACGGGAGCTTTGCAGATACCGCACCGCTGGTCGCGGACCCGCAGATCCGCAACCGCGGCACCGTCGTCGGCTCGATCACACAGGCCGATCCGAAAGGCGACTGGGGAAGCGTTCTCCTGGCCCACGAGGGAGCGGTCGTCGCACAGGGTCCCGACGGCGAGCGAGTGATTCCCGCCGACGAGTTCTTCCTGTTGCCGTACGATACGACCCTCGAGGAGAGCGAGCTCGTCACCGAGGTTCGGGTCCCCACGCCCGACGCTCGCGAGGGGAGTGCCTACCACAAACTCAAACGCAAGACGGGAGACTACGCGATGGCCGGCGTCGCCACGCGGCTCGTCTTCGACGAGGACGGGCGAATCGAGACGGCAGGGATCGGAATGACCGCGGTAGACATCACGAACGCTCGTGCACGCGACGCCGAAGACCGGCTCGAGGGCGAGCGTCCGAGTTCGGCCCTCTTCGAGGAGGCCGGTGAACTCGCCGCGGAAGAGTCGAACCCCGAATCGGACGAACACGGCGATGCGTCCTACAAAGAACGCATGATCGACGTACTCACACAGCGGGCGCTCGGTGACGCAGCCGAGCGCGCCGGAGTCGTCAAACGGACGGTGTCACCATGA
- a CDS encoding CoxG family protein, with the protein MMEFDGEFDLENVPPEKAWIVLSDPVAVRNSLKGCRYIAPMDDDFNFDEYEPDEDLETLPEADAEVVAARAFEEGGTYAALMQVGVGSVKPRFETTVTIDERDDETFEMIASGSGDASSSSFSMSSGMRIHELEDGDGSRIEWWTEADISGRIAQLGSRVIQPVATKIVNNFFSSIEQQMTDVDEETDSGVTDRLRNML; encoded by the coding sequence ATGATGGAGTTCGACGGCGAGTTCGACCTCGAGAATGTCCCACCCGAAAAGGCGTGGATCGTTCTCTCGGATCCGGTCGCGGTTCGAAACTCCCTGAAGGGGTGTCGGTACATCGCTCCGATGGACGACGACTTCAATTTCGACGAGTACGAGCCCGACGAGGATCTTGAGACGCTCCCGGAGGCGGATGCGGAGGTCGTTGCGGCTCGGGCGTTCGAGGAAGGGGGGACGTATGCGGCACTGATGCAAGTCGGCGTCGGCAGCGTCAAGCCCCGCTTCGAGACGACGGTGACGATCGACGAGCGCGACGACGAAACGTTCGAGATGATCGCATCCGGCAGTGGTGACGCGAGCAGCAGTAGCTTCAGCATGAGTTCGGGCATGCGAATCCACGAACTCGAGGACGGCGATGGTTCTCGCATCGAGTGGTGGACCGAAGCCGACATCTCGGGACGGATCGCCCAGCTTGGTTCCCGGGTCATCCAGCCCGTCGCCACCAAGATCGTGAACAACTTCTTTTCGAGTATCGAACAGCAGATGACGGACGTCGACGAGGAAACCGACTCCGGCGTGACCGACAGACTCCGCAACATGTTATGA
- a CDS encoding AbrB/MazE/SpoVT family DNA-binding domain-containing protein — MGRLADTKVSEKNLTTVPKPVRNFLDVGAGDRVEWHVEDGRIIVEKQSTTDP; from the coding sequence ATGGGCCGTCTCGCCGATACGAAAGTCTCAGAAAAGAACCTGACGACCGTCCCGAAACCGGTTCGAAACTTCCTCGACGTCGGTGCGGGTGATCGCGTCGAATGGCACGTCGAGGACGGACGGATCATCGTGGAAAAACAATCGACGACCGACCCCTGA